A region of Flavobacterium indicum GPTSA100-9 = DSM 17447 DNA encodes the following proteins:
- a CDS encoding lactate utilization protein B/C translates to MNIFKKIFGTQGENEDQDKKDHKSPYSPDLNLPVDELFTVNFKQNGGKFIYCENIGEIHENFENILEENDWFETNAQCFDSRLFHFLDENRLNYTDNTTPSFFFTSCENLIADEGSILFSSKQLKQFKIDELPTNIVVFASTSQILLSKSDGMRSIKNRYNGEYPTNITAIKYFEKATEEDFLHYGSCHKNLYLLLLEDL, encoded by the coding sequence ATGAATATTTTTAAGAAAATATTTGGTACTCAAGGAGAAAACGAAGATCAAGATAAAAAAGACCATAAAAGTCCCTATTCGCCAGATTTAAATTTACCTGTAGATGAATTGTTTACTGTTAATTTTAAACAAAATGGCGGTAAGTTTATCTATTGTGAAAATATTGGAGAAATTCATGAGAATTTTGAAAACATATTAGAAGAAAATGATTGGTTTGAAACAAATGCACAATGCTTTGATTCAAGATTATTTCATTTTTTAGATGAAAATAGATTAAATTATACGGATAATACTACTCCTTCTTTCTTCTTTACTTCATGTGAAAACTTAATTGCAGACGAAGGTTCCATTCTTTTTTCATCAAAACAATTGAAACAGTTTAAAATTGACGAGCTCCCAACAAATATTGTGGTTTTTGCTTCAACAAGTCAAATTTTACTTTCAAAAAGCGATGGTATGCGTAGTATTAAAAACAGATATAACGGAGAATATCCAACAAACATCACAGCTATTAAATACTTTGAAAAAGCAACTGAAGAAGACTTCTTACATTATGGAAGCTGTCATAAAAATTTATACTTGCTACTGTTAGAAGATTTATAA
- a CDS encoding phosphatidate cytidylyltransferase, which produces MNETLTRALSGGVYVALLIFCTLFSSMSFHILFTIFMCLSIYEFSKMTNFKYPYIFAILGILLSIAIYISKSNPFNFIYLSLGSVIFNLMLLNNLFKNVPFSKYHKTINHLFLYITIPFILLLLLPNFKNPSEHKIIISIFIMIWCNDTFAYLVGKTIGKNKLMERISPKKTIEGFIGGVVFTILSSIIISYFYTFFSVTLWVVTALLISIFGTLGDLIESKFKREAGIKDSGTIMPGHGGILDRLDSVIFVTPFIYIFYLIYFNYVS; this is translated from the coding sequence ATGAACGAAACATTAACAAGAGCACTTTCTGGAGGTGTATATGTTGCACTATTAATTTTTTGCACATTATTTTCTTCTATGAGCTTTCATATACTTTTTACAATTTTTATGTGCTTAAGTATTTATGAATTTTCAAAGATGACCAATTTTAAATATCCTTATATATTTGCTATATTAGGCATATTACTTTCTATTGCTATTTATATTAGCAAATCCAATCCATTCAATTTCATCTATTTATCACTAGGAAGTGTTATTTTTAATCTAATGCTTTTAAATAACTTGTTTAAAAATGTCCCTTTTTCAAAATACCATAAAACAATTAATCATTTATTCTTATATATAACTATTCCATTTATTTTACTTCTACTTTTACCTAATTTTAAAAATCCATCTGAACATAAAATTATCATTTCCATATTTATTATGATTTGGTGTAATGATACTTTTGCTTATTTAGTTGGAAAAACAATAGGTAAAAACAAATTAATGGAACGCATATCTCCTAAAAAAACAATAGAAGGTTTTATTGGAGGTGTAGTTTTTACTATTCTATCAAGTATAATAATTAGTTATTTTTATACTTTTTTTAGTGTAACTTTGTGGGTTGTTACCGCTTTGTTAATTTCAATATTCGGAACTTTAGGTGATTTAATAGAATCGAAGTTTAAAAGAGAAGCTGGAATTAAAGACAGTGGTACAATAATGCCAGGGCATGGCGGTATATTAGATCGATTAGATAGTGTAATTTTCGTTACACCATTTATATATATATTTTATTTAATTTATTTTAATTATGTTTCATAA
- a CDS encoding phosphatidylserine decarboxylase family protein: MFHKEGGKIILIATFLSVLGVFVADYFLSENFPIIFKIVGALILVFLVLILQFFRNPTRIADNSDNHILAPVDGKVVVIEEVYESEYFKDKRLMVSIFMSPINVHVTRYCVNGIVKYSKYHPGKYLVAWHPKASEENERTTVVIENRVYGEILYRQIAGALARRIVNYAQEGMRVVQGKDAGFIKFGSRVDIYLPIGTPINVKLGDKAIGNKTIISKKINE, translated from the coding sequence ATGTTTCATAAAGAAGGAGGCAAAATAATATTAATCGCCACATTTTTATCTGTTTTAGGTGTTTTTGTAGCTGATTATTTTTTAAGTGAAAATTTTCCAATTATTTTTAAAATTGTTGGTGCTTTAATTTTAGTGTTTTTAGTATTAATTCTTCAATTTTTCAGAAATCCAACAAGAATAGCCGACAATAGTGATAATCATATACTAGCTCCAGTTGACGGCAAAGTAGTAGTAATTGAAGAAGTATATGAGTCTGAATATTTTAAAGATAAACGTTTGATGGTATCTATTTTTATGTCGCCTATTAACGTTCACGTTACAAGATATTGCGTTAACGGAATCGTAAAATATAGTAAATACCATCCTGGTAAATATTTAGTAGCTTGGCATCCTAAAGCAAGTGAAGAAAATGAACGAACTACTGTTGTAATTGAAAACAGAGTATATGGTGAAATTTTATACCGACAAATTGCTGGCGCTTTAGCAAGAAGAATTGTAAACTATGCACAAGAAGGCATGAGAGTAGTACAAGGTAAAGATGCAGGTTTTATTAAATTTGGATCTCGTGTTGACATCTATTTACCTATTGGAACTCCTATCAATGTAAAATTAGGCGATAAAGCTATTGGTAATAAAACTATAATCAGTAAAAAAATAAATGAGTAA
- a CDS encoding acyl-CoA-binding protein produces the protein MSKQSLDERFKEAIRIANEQIPKTSVPQDVQLVLYAYYKQALSENISYNHHGYESDELITAFKQNAWMQVRHLTADEAKEKYIENINQLLKDRQ, from the coding sequence ATGAGTAAACAATCGTTAGACGAAAGATTTAAGGAAGCAATTCGTATTGCCAACGAACAAATTCCTAAAACTTCTGTACCACAAGACGTACAATTGGTGCTTTATGCTTATTACAAGCAGGCTCTTTCTGAAAACATCAGCTACAATCATCATGGCTATGAATCAGATGAATTAATTACCGCATTTAAACAAAACGCTTGGATGCAAGTAAGACATCTTACAGCAGATGAAGCTAAAGAAAAATATATTGAAAACATTAATCAATTGTTAAAAGATAGGCAGTAA
- a CDS encoding superoxide dismutase has protein sequence MKKIIITGILLGSMLSFAGCKKDKELVEVTIPEPEKTETKSAIGNPENVKAEDQDGPFQMMKLPYAYNALEPFIDAQTMEIHFSKHHVNYCNKLNAAVKGTDLANKSIEAILTKLDLKNNDVRNNGGGYYNHNLFFEILGQNNTEPKDAILEAINKDFGSFENFRTQFSEKANKLFGSGWVWLIVDKTGKLVITTSVNQDNPLMPNAEIKGTPVLALDVWEHAYYLKYQNKRKDYVEAFYNVINWSKVNEKFTDAKSKIE, from the coding sequence ATGAAAAAGATAATTATTACAGGAATTTTATTAGGCTCAATGCTAAGCTTTGCAGGATGCAAAAAAGATAAAGAATTAGTTGAAGTCACTATTCCTGAACCTGAAAAAACAGAAACTAAATCAGCCATTGGAAATCCAGAAAATGTAAAAGCTGAAGACCAAGACGGCCCTTTTCAAATGATGAAATTACCGTATGCTTATAATGCTTTAGAACCTTTTATTGATGCTCAAACTATGGAAATCCATTTTTCAAAACATCATGTCAATTATTGTAATAAATTAAATGCTGCTGTAAAAGGAACTGACTTAGCTAACAAATCAATTGAAGCTATTCTAACTAAACTTGATTTGAAAAATAATGATGTTAGAAATAATGGCGGAGGATATTACAATCACAACTTATTTTTCGAAATACTAGGTCAAAACAACACCGAACCAAAAGACGCCATATTAGAAGCAATTAACAAAGACTTTGGTTCATTTGAAAATTTTAGGACTCAATTTTCTGAAAAAGCAAATAAACTATTTGGTTCTGGATGGGTTTGGTTAATTGTAGACAAAACAGGTAAATTGGTTATAACTACTTCTGTTAATCAAGACAATCCATTGATGCCAAATGCAGAAATTAAAGGAACACCAGTTTTAGCTTTAGATGTTTGGGAACATGCCTATTATTTAAAGTATCAAAATAAAAGAAAAGATTATGTTGAAGCGTTTTACAATGTAATCAACTGGAGTAAAGTAAATGAAAAATTTACCGATGCAAAATCGAAAATTGAATAA